A single region of the Rhipicephalus microplus isolate Deutch F79 chromosome 10, USDA_Rmic, whole genome shotgun sequence genome encodes:
- the LOC119162806 gene encoding uncharacterized protein LOC119162806 yields the protein MIQALTGAVQTLSAVSKRPHPAVMLAVPTYSGYGDLQSARDYLDSLTRYQRAMGLDDQEVLGRVVPAALADTAARWHRLSGHGVATLDDFHAAFLREFLPADYESRMRRELELRTQAPDESLQEYVRAMEDLFSIAEPRASNEERVERVIRQAHPTLSAYLRGSRFRDLEELAVEAKRIQGDILAARSCRPPPPASEAVVPRCAWGGAMALPQRQQPARAAFAATATGGRTWEISDRALDPYMYGRRAAGAASQLDVREQGRNPTQRIIAGTVVRAVPLITRRTDPGSSKLLRLGKGTAMECAASAAINEGT from the coding sequence ATGATTCAGGCACTCACGGGGGCAGTCCAAACGCTTTCGGCTGTTTCGAAACGCCCTCATCCCGCTGTCATGTTGGCCGTTCCGACCTACAGTGGGTATGGTGATCTGCAAAGTGCAAGAGATTACCTGGACTCCCTCACACGTTATCAGAGAGCCATGGGTCTAGACGACCAGGAAGTGCTCGGACGCGTCGTCCCGGCTGCACTGGctgacacggcggccaggtggCATCGGCTTTCCGGCCACGGAGTAGCAACCCTCGATGACTTCCACGCGGCCTTCCTGCGCGAATTCttacccgctgactacgagagtaggatgcggcgcgagctcgagctccgcacacaagctcctgatgagtcgcttcaggagtacgtacgcgctatggaagaccttttttctatcgctgagcccagagcctcgaacgaggagcgCGTCGAACGGGTGATTAGGCAGGCACACCCGACCCTTTCGGCATACCTGCGCGGCAGTCGCTTCCGTGATTTGGAGGAATTGGCCGTCGAAGCAaagcgcatccaaggcgacattctcgccgcgcgttCCTGTCGCCCGCCACCGCCAGCCAGCGAGGCCGTCGTACCGCGCTGCGCGTGGGGAGGGGCCATGGCCCTTCCTCAGCGGCAACAACCCGCCAGAGCTGCCTTTGCGGCTACCGCTACAGGTGGGCGCACGTGGGAGATAAGTGATCGAGCTTTAGATCCCTACATGTACGGGAGGCGTGCAGCCGGTGCTGCATCGCAACTCGACGTGCGCGAGCAGGGACGAAATCCGACCCAGCGCATCATCGCTGGAACGGTCGTCAGAGCGGTTCCTTTGATCACGCGGCGAACCGACCCCGgcagctcgaagctgctccgtctCGGGAAAGGGACCGCGATGGAGTGCGCTGCTTCCGCTGCCATCAACGAGGGCACATAG